One Henriciella litoralis genomic window carries:
- a CDS encoding heme-dependent oxidative N-demethylase family protein — protein MPHRQPPYLPFLLGPPRVAPGLRPIAERQWLMPDSEADEWLLAKQILMENQPDDTVLGDIDGRAAFELLAMVGEASGLRTCEDWTNPLAMAAALVSDDLCLLERDEDGEWVLEAGAVAAPTYWRLSEQIGLTLGGLHGPVPGGDPQLARRINRIFDGLGEGKVLERFNWTVQAGNARYTPVRPDASGADPEDLHLRVERQTIRKLPETGAVCFTIRVCLDPLLPILRDDDLREAFEDAWIGTDRALRAYKGWDDLEHLVREACLQSAATG, from the coding sequence GTGCCTCATAGACAGCCGCCGTATCTGCCGTTCCTGCTGGGGCCTCCCAGAGTTGCCCCCGGTCTGAGGCCGATTGCAGAACGCCAGTGGCTGATGCCGGATAGCGAAGCGGATGAATGGCTGCTCGCCAAACAAATCCTGATGGAAAATCAGCCGGATGATACCGTCCTCGGCGATATTGATGGCCGCGCCGCCTTTGAGCTTCTTGCGATGGTGGGCGAAGCCTCAGGCCTGCGCACCTGCGAGGACTGGACAAACCCGCTCGCCATGGCCGCGGCCCTGGTGTCGGACGATCTCTGCCTGCTGGAACGCGATGAAGATGGCGAATGGGTGCTGGAGGCCGGTGCCGTGGCTGCGCCGACTTATTGGCGATTGTCAGAGCAAATCGGTCTGACGCTGGGCGGGCTACATGGGCCTGTCCCAGGCGGTGACCCGCAGTTAGCGCGGCGTATAAATCGTATATTTGACGGGCTTGGCGAGGGTAAAGTGCTGGAGCGGTTCAACTGGACCGTCCAGGCTGGCAATGCCCGCTATACGCCAGTGCGCCCGGACGCATCCGGTGCCGATCCAGAGGATTTGCACCTGCGTGTCGAACGCCAGACGATCCGTAAGCTGCCTGAAACCGGGGCGGTCTGTTTCACCATCCGTGTCTGCCTTGATCCGCTGCTGCCGATCCTGCGCGACGATGACCTCAGAGAGGCCTTCGAGGATGCGTGGATCGGGACCGACCGGGCCCTGCGCGCCTATAAGGGCTGGGATGATCTGGAACATCTTGTCCGGGAGGCCTGCCTGCAATCGGCAGCTACAGGCTGA
- a CDS encoding aspartate/glutamate racemase family protein — MKRIGIIGGMSPESTVIYYRQLNDGTRRALGPLATADCLIASLNFGEIQALQKAGDWTRAGEVLADAASRLEGAGAELIMLATNTMHKCADAIEAAVSVPFLHIADATGRRLQADGRTAPLLLGTAYTMEQDFYKKRLLGACGIEVIVPDAEDRACIHAIIFDELVNGIVTEESREAYLDVVSRYSDRGADSVILGCTEIGMLLDSGNCPLPVFDTALIHCDVALDLAALKEA, encoded by the coding sequence ATGAAACGTATCGGCATTATCGGCGGCATGAGCCCTGAAAGCACGGTGATCTATTATCGCCAGCTCAATGACGGCACGCGGCGCGCCTTAGGGCCGCTTGCGACAGCCGACTGCCTGATCGCCTCCCTGAATTTCGGCGAGATACAGGCCCTCCAGAAGGCCGGCGACTGGACGCGTGCGGGCGAGGTGCTTGCCGATGCCGCAAGCCGGCTTGAAGGGGCTGGCGCCGAGCTCATCATGCTGGCGACCAACACCATGCACAAATGCGCTGACGCAATCGAAGCGGCTGTGTCGGTGCCATTCCTGCACATTGCGGATGCAACCGGGCGGCGTCTGCAGGCGGATGGCCGAACGGCGCCGCTTCTCCTCGGTACGGCGTACACAATGGAGCAGGACTTCTACAAAAAGCGCCTTCTGGGCGCTTGCGGCATAGAAGTCATCGTTCCAGACGCCGAAGACCGGGCCTGTATCCACGCCATCATCTTCGACGAACTCGTCAACGGCATCGTGACCGAGGAAAGCCGCGAGGCCTATCTCGATGTGGTCTCACGCTATTCAGACCGAGGAGCTGACAGCGTCATCCTTGGCTGCACGGAAATCGGCATGCTGCTGGACAGCGGCAATTGCCCGCTGCCGGTGTTCGACACCGCCCTCATTCACTGCGATGTCGCCCTGGACCTCGCGGCCCTCAAAGAGGCTTGA
- a CDS encoding GNAT family N-acetyltransferase, which translates to MSVDVRPLTANDEQAWRSLWRGYLDFYETTVSEDVYAATFRRLTDPDTADMAALVAEQDGKVCGLVHYIFHRHCWRVEDVCYLQDLFVSPDVRGGGVGRALIQAVYDAADANGTPSVYWATQEFNYRGRMLYDQVATRTPFIKYQR; encoded by the coding sequence ATGAGTGTGGATGTACGGCCTTTAACGGCCAACGACGAGCAAGCTTGGCGTTCGCTCTGGCGCGGCTATCTCGACTTCTACGAAACCACGGTTTCTGAGGACGTGTATGCAGCGACCTTTCGGCGTCTGACTGATCCCGATACTGCTGACATGGCCGCACTTGTCGCCGAACAGGATGGCAAGGTCTGCGGCCTGGTCCATTACATCTTCCACCGCCATTGCTGGCGGGTCGAGGATGTCTGCTATCTTCAGGACCTGTTTGTGTCGCCTGATGTTCGCGGCGGCGGGGTTGGCCGCGCCCTCATACAGGCGGTCTATGACGCAGCGGACGCAAACGGCACGCCGTCGGTCTACTGGGCGACGCAGGAGTTCAACTATCGCGGGCGCATGCTCTATGATCAGGTCGCCACGCGGACACCGTTCATAAAGTACCAGCGCTGA
- a CDS encoding class I SAM-dependent methyltransferase — protein sequence MGLWGKYVVPPLVSCACATKPIMKQRAKVVPQAAGSILEVGCGAGTNFGYYDQSKVERLYALEPSSGMIKRARKAASMLGWADRIEIIKAGAEAVPLEDNSIDTVVLTFVLCTIPDWQATLSEIRRVLKPGGIILFSEHGLAPDEDVTKWQKRIEPVWKPLVGGCHLTRDTEAMLREAGFTLDDTQTMYLPNTPRFAGFVSWGSARAS from the coding sequence ATGGGCCTGTGGGGAAAATATGTTGTGCCGCCGCTCGTCTCCTGCGCGTGCGCCACGAAGCCCATCATGAAACAGCGTGCCAAGGTCGTGCCTCAGGCGGCAGGCTCTATTCTGGAAGTCGGCTGCGGGGCGGGCACGAATTTTGGTTATTATGACCAGTCGAAGGTCGAGCGACTGTACGCGCTGGAACCTTCATCCGGCATGATCAAGCGGGCCCGCAAGGCAGCCTCCATGCTGGGCTGGGCAGATCGTATCGAGATCATCAAGGCGGGCGCCGAAGCCGTGCCGCTGGAAGACAATTCCATCGATACCGTCGTGCTGACCTTCGTGCTGTGCACGATCCCCGACTGGCAGGCGACGCTGTCGGAAATCCGCCGCGTGCTAAAGCCCGGCGGGATTATTCTTTTCTCTGAACATGGCCTTGCCCCCGATGAGGATGTGACGAAGTGGCAAAAGCGGATCGAACCGGTCTGGAAGCCGCTTGTCGGTGGGTGTCATCTGACCCGCGATACCGAAGCGATGCTGCGCGAAGCAGGCTTCACGCTAGACGATACGCAGACCATGTATCTTCCCAACACGCCACGCTTCGCAGGCTTTGTGAGCTGGGGATCGGCCCGTGCCTCATAG
- a CDS encoding EVE domain-containing protein has product MAYWLFKSEPFKWGWDDQTEAGEKGTQWTGVRNYQARNFMRDMKVGDKGFFYHSNKGLEVVGIVEICAESAQDKTTDDERWDCVDIKAVCDMPKPVTLKAVKANEALEDMALVTSFRLSVQPVKEDEWMEVCRMGGLNGKTLKPL; this is encoded by the coding sequence ATGGCATACTGGCTATTCAAGTCCGAACCGTTCAAGTGGGGCTGGGACGACCAGACTGAAGCCGGCGAAAAGGGCACCCAGTGGACCGGCGTGCGCAACTATCAGGCGCGCAACTTCATGCGGGACATGAAGGTCGGCGATAAAGGCTTCTTCTACCACTCCAATAAAGGCCTCGAAGTTGTCGGCATCGTCGAGATTTGCGCCGAAAGCGCGCAGGACAAGACTACTGATGATGAGCGCTGGGACTGCGTCGACATCAAGGCCGTCTGCGACATGCCTAAGCCGGTGACGCTAAAAGCGGTGAAGGCAAATGAGGCGCTGGAAGATATGGCGCTTGTCACGAGCTTCAGACTGTCGGTTCAGCCGGTGAAAGAAGACGAGTGGATGGAGGTCTGCCGGATGGGCGGCCTCAACGGGAAAACGCTCAAGCCTCTTTGA
- a CDS encoding DUF4188 domain-containing protein: protein MAKRIDKRMTVEIEGDFVVFLIGMRVNRAWKVWKWWPVMMAMPRMLIELAKQPELGLLHARTVFGFPGTMVIQYWRSFEQLHAYATDRTAEHLPAWKAFNNKVGTSGDVGIWHETYLVKAGAYEAVYNGVPLTGLANAGTPVAAEGRRKSARGRLKETDGGDAPDGV from the coding sequence ATGGCAAAGCGGATCGACAAGCGGATGACCGTAGAGATCGAGGGCGACTTTGTCGTCTTTCTGATCGGGATGCGGGTCAACCGGGCCTGGAAAGTCTGGAAATGGTGGCCGGTCATGATGGCCATGCCGCGCATGCTGATCGAACTTGCCAAACAGCCTGAGCTCGGGCTGCTCCACGCCCGCACCGTCTTCGGCTTTCCGGGGACGATGGTGATCCAGTACTGGCGAAGCTTCGAGCAATTGCACGCCTATGCCACCGACCGCACGGCCGAGCACCTTCCTGCCTGGAAGGCCTTCAACAACAAGGTTGGGACGAGCGGCGATGTTGGCATCTGGCACGAAACCTATCTGGTGAAGGCCGGAGCCTATGAGGCGGTTTACAACGGCGTGCCGCTCACCGGGCTCGCAAATGCGGGCACCCCCGTCGCGGCGGAAGGCCGGCGCAAGTCTGCGCGCGGACGGCTGAAGGAAACAGACGGGGGCGACGCCCCGGACGGCGTTTGA